A region of Toxorhynchites rutilus septentrionalis strain SRP chromosome 1, ASM2978413v1, whole genome shotgun sequence DNA encodes the following proteins:
- the LOC129761634 gene encoding uncharacterized protein K02A2.6-like — MSGYKYFAKLDLQGAYMQIKVTEKSQKFLVVNTHKGLYAFTRLPFGISSAASTFQRIMDEILTGIEGVQSYLDDIMIGSDTIEALIATTYEVLDQLKKHKVKVNLSKSEFLVREIQYLGHKVSERGLSPSDEKVKAIKEAPRPRDVSQLKSFLGMINYYSKFVPNLSMKLSPLYALLKKNVRFEWNDQCEKVFSECKKLLLSHKLLALYNPELPIVIICDASSNGAGAVLCHKLGGIEKPVFYVSSTLSVSEKNYPNLHREALAVVFGLTKFFKYIYGKSFTVVTDNKPLASIFDFKKGIPSLTVTRLQKYVHMLSIFDFNIEYRPGSKVSNADALSRLPIQGETGIADVADLRWLSGEAEVVDLELIGQATQDDPRMKELFLCVRDGWKESAIPADLKFYFSNQGCLSLYKNCVMYSERVIVPKSCRKRTLELLHGCHLGVIRMKQAARRFVYWQGLDKQIEEFVQQCEVCSSMGRAVKKKFSEWPKALCPFDRIHLDFFPLSREDVSGYD; from the coding sequence ATGAGTGGATATAAGTATTTCGCTAAGTTGGATCTACAGGGTGCGTATATGCAGATTAAGGTTACAGAAAAATCGCAAAAATTTTTAGTTGTGAACACTCACAAAGGTCTGTATGCGTTTACTAGATTACCTTTTGGAATCTCGAGTGCAGCATCCACTTTCCAAAGGATTATGGATGAAATCTTAACCGGAATAGAGGGAGTTCAGAGTTATCTGGACGATATTATGATAGGGAGCGATACTATTGAAGCTTTGATTGCTACAACATACGAAGTACTTGATCAATTGAAAAAGCACAAAGTCAAGGTCAACTTGAGCAAGAGTGAATTTCTAGTGAGAGAAATTCAGTATCTAGGGCACAAGGTGTCAGAGAGGGGTCTCAGTCCGTCGGATGAGAAAGTTAAAGCGATCAAGGAAGCTCCACGTCCAAGGGATGTCTCCCAGTTGAAATCGTTCTTAGGAATGATTAATTATTATTCGAAGTTTGTTCCGAATCTGTCGATGAAGCTCAGTCCACTTTATGCGCTGCTGAAGAAAAACGTTCGTTTTGAATGGAATGACCAATGTGAGAAAGTTTTCAGTGAGTGTAAGAAGCTTTTGCTTAGCCACAAGCTGTTGGCGTTGTATAATCCCGAGCTACCCATCGTGATCATCTGTGATGCGAGTTCTAATGGGGCTGGAGCAGTGTTGTGCCACAAATTAGGAGGGATAGAGAAGCCTGTATTTTATGTGTCAAGTACTCTTTCAGTGTCGGAAAAAAATTATCCGAATCTTCATCGAGAGGCACTCGCGGTAGTATTTGGTTTAACGAAGTTTTTCAAATACATTTACGGAAAAAGTTTTACAGTTGTAACAGATAATAAGCCATTGGCGAGTATTTTCGATTTCAAGAAAGGTATTCCATCGTTAACCGTCACTAGATTGCAAAAATATGTCCACATGTtgtcgattttcgatttcaacattGAGTATCGACCGGGTTCGAAAGTCTCGAATGCCGATGCCTTAAGTAGGTTGCCGATTCAGGGTGAGACAGGGATAGCAGATGTAGCTGATCTTCGATGGTTAAGTGGCGAAGCGGAAGTGGTCGATCTAGAGTTGATTGGTCAGGCTACTCAGGATGACCCGAGAATGAAAGAGCTTTTTCTGTGTGTGAGAGACGGATGGAAAGAGAGCGCAATTCCAGCCGATTTGAAATTTTACTTTTCGAATCAGGGCTGTTTATCGCTGTACAAAAACTGTGTGATGTATTCTGAGAGAGTAATTGTTCCAAAGTCTTGTCGGAAACGTACCTTAGAGTTGTTGCATGGATGTCACCTTGGTGTCATTCGCATGAAACAGGCAGCTCGTAGATTTGTATATTGGCAAGGCTTAGATAAGCAAATCGAAGAATTCGTTCAACAATGTGAGGTATGCAGTAGTATGGGCAGAGCCGTCAAGAAGAAGTTCTCTGAATGGCCAAAAGCTCTTTGTCCCTTCGATCGAATACATTTGGACTTTTTTCCACTTAGCAGGGAGGACGTTTCTGGTTATGATTGA